TTTTTATTACTTTGGTATTTCTGATCTGGTAGTGCCTTTAATAAAATCGGTAGATTTTGAGATTTTTAAAATAGGAATAAATAAAATAATTGATAATATTGACTTTGACATTCTTTTATCTACTAAATACAATGAATCAGAGCATAAATATAAAGGTATAATTTTTAACGAATTAATAAATAATTATAAAGAAAGTGTATTAAAAGAACAAATTACTAATTCTCTTATTGATATATTTAATAAATTAAATTCTAATAAAGACCAAAACTTAGCTCAAAATAATTTTAAAAATATTAATAATGGTTTGAAACAAATAATTAATATTTTAGATAAAAATAAACTACTAAGTTTAATAGAAGAAAACTTAGAAAACACATATTTTGAAGATAAAAAAACATTTAAAAATTCCAATAGTCCGGAAAAAGTTTTATTTGTAACTAAAAGTTTGAAAACTTCTAATCTTATTTTAGCTTTTTTAGATTCGTATTTTAAAGATAATAACTCATCTAGTTCTTTATTAAATGCAGTAGAAACTCTTTTAAATCTTTCAGGTAAAACAAAAAGTCAAGGGGCTTTAGGAATTACTTATTCAGTTCCGGAAGCAGATAATGAAAAAGTAGATTTATTTAGTTTACAAAACTTAGAGCTTCTATCTTATGCTAAATTAGAATCAATTATTAACACTTCTAATCATTTAAATGCTAAATTAGAATCTAAAGAACAACTAAATTCAAAAGATCAAGAGTTTATAAAAACATATTTATTAATCAAAAACGAAGCATTAGATAACAAGGAAGAAATAATTTCTAGAAATAACTTATTCTTAGAAATTATTGATTTATTTTTAATAAAAAAATATAAAAAAACTAATACAGGAATCGAAATTAATAAAGAATTTAATAGCGTTAGCGATTCACCAAGTATAGCAGATTATTTACATGATATTTATAGTGAAAGAGCTACAGGTAATACTGCACTTAGAAGAGCTAAAAATGAAGCTAAACAAGTTGTATCAAAAGTAGTAAATAGTTCCGAATATTCAGCTTCTGTAAATAGTTTAGTATTTTACAATTTTTGAATTAAATTTATTATAGAAAATAATCATTTGAGTAAAGAAGAAATTAAAAATGCATTTGTTCAATTTGAACAATTAGCTAGAAATCGTTTTTCTAACTTATATGCGGATTTAAATAACGAAAAGCTATATGATAATAAAGATAATTATGTTCAAAAATTTATAGCCTTTGGAAATGATATAGAACCTATTGGTAGAGGAATAGTTAATCCTTTTATGAGTGCTGAAACTATTTTTAGCAATGATAAAAATAACACAAATCAAGAGCTTAAAAGTATTATAAATCCTGAAGTAGATAATGAAATATCTCTCATATTCAAAAAGATTAACCCTAAAAATAATTTATCTTTATCTGAATGAATTTTAAAAAATAAAACTGAATTTATTTCTAATTTATCTCAAATAACTCATATGAGAAAATTCCACCGTGATTCTTCTTATTTCCATAGTTTAAATTCAACTTTTGATATTTTAAATGATTTTACACATTCAAAAGATAATATAAATTTAGAAATGATTAATTCTTTAAGAAAAGAATTTACTACTCAGTCTAGTGCGTTTTTAGCTTTAGGTTTATCTGACACAGTTGCTTCTACGTATTCTGGAGTAATTTTCCCTACTGTTGCCGCTTGATTTACAGCTAATCCAACTGCAGGAACAGGAGATTATGGAAATGCTAACTTATCTTTTATTTTAAAAAATAGAGTTATAGATTTTCATAAACTAAAAGAAAATAATTCTGAAGTTTATAAAGAAAAAATAAAAGAAATAATTAATTTATTTTCAAAAAATGATTACTCTGAAACTGTTTTTGAATATAGATTAGAAAACCATGAAGTCAAAGGATTATCCTTAGATTTAGCATATGTAAACTACATTGATAAAAATATTTTAAAAACAACTGAACAAAATGAATTTACTTTTTTTGATATAAATATCAATAAATTATTTTATGATCTTATTGATGCTTCAACGACTATAAGAGAAGAAAATAAATTTTTAGTATTTAAGGACATTAGATCTTTAGTTGCTAAAGTTAATAAGAGTTTTTTAATTGAAAACAAAAAAGAAGCTTATAAAGAAACTTTACCTTCCGACTTTCTAAGCTTAGAAAAATTAATAGAATCCTTAGATGAAAAATATGTCTTAAATGTAAATGGATCTAAATTTTTAATAGTTGGTGATGATAATACAATTGACTATCTTTTCCCTGTTCTTGATGAAGAAAATATTCAAGTTAACACCAAAAATCAAGCGCTTATTTATGTAAATAAATGAGGGTTTGATAGAATTAGAGAATCATTTAGAGGAAATGCACTAAAAGACTATTTACTGGTTAAGTTAGAAAATATTAAAGAGCAATACAGTTTTAACCAAGATATTGAAAAATATATTCAAAATAATTTCTCTAATTCTAGTTTGAAAAAAGTTTATAACTTTAATGAACTCGACATTGTAAATCCAGAAAGAAGTTTAAGAATTTCCACAGGATTTTCTTTAATTAATTTAATAACTCAAGCTAATTTCTATATGGTAACCTTAATGTTTGTACTAATTTCCATTTCAACCATATTTATTACTAAAAGATATATATCAACAAGAAATAAAGTAATTGGAATCTTGCGAGCACAAGGTTATAAATCTTCAATGATTGCCTTTTCTTTCATTTCTTTCCCTTTATTAACTTCAATAATTGGAGGTGTAATTGGTTATACATTAGGATTATTACTACAAATCCCTTTAAAAAATGTATTTTCTTCATATTGAACATTACCAACAAATAATATTTATTTTGAATGAATTCCTTTTGTTTTAACTATTATCGTTCCATTTATAGCGTTATCTATACTAGTTGTTCTATCCGCTCTATGAACTCTAAGAAAGAAACCTATAGAATTAATGTCTGGAATAGCTGAAATTAACATTTCTAGATTAGCACATTTTTTATCTAAAGGTTATAAAAAATGAAATATTCAAAATAAATTTATAGCTTCACTTTCAATAAATTCATTTTGAAAATTATTGTCACTAGTTATATCTACAGTTTTAACTGCTTTTATTTCTATTTTTTCTATTGCTTCTAATGGGGTATTTAAGAATTCGGTTGATACTACTTATGAAAATAGAAATTATAATTACAAATTAGATTTAGAAACACCTACAACTCAATCTGGTCAATATAAAACATTTAATAAAGATGATTTATATAATTTACTATATGTTCCATTAGGTGAAGCTAGTGAATCTAATATAGAATCTAATAATTATTTCCTACCAGGGAGATCTTTAGTAAATGGTTCGGGTGATAAAAATGGTAATCCTCAAAATAATGATCCCCATGTTTTAACAAGAGCTGCATTGCAATTACAAGTTGAATCTTCTATTTCTATTTCGCCTTGAGATATAGTGTTAAATTCTATGCCAGATAGCCAAAAAGCCAGAACTTTAAAAGTTTCCAAAGAAGCTATTTTAAAATTAGAAAAAACACAGAACATTCAAACTGTTGAAAAAATAAACAAATTAAATGAAAAATATATTTTTGAATTTGTAGGAACATTAGAAAAACCTTTAAATTATTTTAAATTTATAGAAGATGAAAATATTTCCTCAGGTGGTAAATTCTGATATATGGTTTGAAATTCTGAAAATAATGAATATTCTAGAGAAGCTATTACCACAAATAAATATCGTGATGAATACAGGAACTTTTTGGTTGAAGGTTATAAAAAAATTGATATAAATGATTTTTATATAGCATTTGGTGGTGTTCCATTTAATAATGATACAAATGAAAAGTTTACTTATGTTCAAACAAGTTATCAAAATGATAGTAATTTAAAAATCTATGGTTATGATCCAAAATCAAAATTTGTTAAAATAAATGACAGTAAGGGAAATAATTTATTAGAAATTATTGATAAATATAACAAAAACGGTACTATTAAACCACTTGCTGCAAACCATGTATTTTTAAGAAAAAATAACTTAAAATTAGGTGATGAAATTGAATTAGAAATAAAAAATCCAACTGATAGATTTATTAGAAAAATTGAAAATAAATCTTGAGATAAAGATAAATTTAAAATTGTTGCAATAATTAATACTTTTATAAATAGCGAATTAGCTACCACAAAAGATATTGCAAATAATTTAATTGGCTTAGATAAATTAAGTAATGATGGATTTAATGGTATTTTATCAGTGGATCAAATACCAGAACAAACAATCGCATCTATTGGTCTATTTTCTAATTCAGGTTATTGATTTGGTGGAGATAGCATTGTTGTTGAAACTAAAGAGCAATATGAAAATTACTTTAGTCAAATTTTTTCAACAGGTGGATCTCAACTGGGAGCTTTAAAAAATAGTGGTCTTTCTGATGAGTTAATTAAAAAAGTTTTAGTTTATAAAGGTAGTTTGATTGATAATCTAGAAAATTTAGATTTAAGTTATGAAAATATTACTAGTGATCAATTTAAAAATAATAATACTTCTTTAATTAAACAAGGAGTTAATAATTTTATAGAATTATACTCAAAAAATATTTATTCATCCGTTTCTACAAGCGTCGATGCTAAAAATATAGAAATAGGGTTCGTAAACCAAATTTCTGATACTATTTCAAAATTAACTTTATCTGTTGTTATTATTTTCTTTAATGTATCTATAGTAATTTTAATAATGATATCAAATATGATTATTGCTGAAAACGAAAGAAATATTGCTATTTTCTCTATTTTAGGATACTCTAATAAAGAAAAGATTAAACTGTTTTTCGGAATTTATGTGCCTTTATTATTTATCTCTACTTTAATTGCTATTCCTATTGTTATAGGATTTATCGCCTTATTTAATGCATTTCTAATTTCTTCAAGTTCAATAGTGCTAGTATTATCATTACAATGAACCCATGTATTAATATCAATTTTTGCTCTTGCAATAGTTTATACATTAACTTCATTAATTGCTTGATTAAATTTAAACAAAATTAAAGCTATTTATTTATTGAAAGGAAAATAATGAAAGATAAAATTAAAGATAATCCTGTAATTTTAAGTAAATCAGAAATTAGGAAAATAAAAAAAGCTAATAATAAACCTAGAAAAAAAATTGGAGAAGTAATTAGCAAAAATACTAATAACAACATAATAGAAGTTATAAACGTTAGAAAATCTTATCTTTCAGGTTCTGTTATAACAGAGGTTTTAAAGGGAGTTACATTAAACATTGAAAAAGGTGACTTTGCTGTTTTATTTGGTAAATCAGGTTCAGGAAAAAGTACCCTTTTAAATATTATTTCAGGTTTAGATAGACCTTCTGAAGGAGAAGTAATTGTCGCAAATAATAATTTAGTTTATTATAAGGATTCACAATTAACTAAATTTAGAAGAGAAAATGTGAGCTTTATATTTCAAAGTTATAACTTGTTACAAAATCTTAATGGTTATGACAATGTAGAAACTGGAGCTTATTTACAAAAAAATAAAGAAAAAGTTTTGGATATTCATAAATTATTTGAAGAATTTGAAATAGAAGATATTAAATATAAATATCCCTCTCAAATGTCAGGTGGACAACAACAAAGAATTTCAATTTTAAGAGCTTTATCTAAAAATGCAGATATTATTTTTGCAGATGAACCAACAGGTGCTTTAGATGAAAAAACATCCCAAGCCGTATTAAAAGTGTTGCAATACATTAATAAACAATACGGAACAACTATTGTAATGGTTTCACACGATCCTTCTGTAGCTGAATTATGTAACAAAATAATAAAATTAAAATTAGGTAAAATAGATGAAATTAAAATAAATCAAAATCCTAAAATTTTATAATAAAACAAAAAAATCGAGAAATTCTCGATTTTTATTTTCTTGTTTTAAAATTAAATTTATTACACTTTTCTTGAAAATAAAAGTTTTGAAACAAAATAAAAGAAACATTTTCAACAATAAAACTCAAAACAATAATTTTAGGATTAAACATAAAATATTCTCGCACTAATATTCCATTTATTATAATTATTAGTAAAAATAAAGTCAATTTTGCTAAATTTATTTTATTTTTTTGTATTAATGAACAAAAATCTGAATATAATTTTATGTCTTTGATTATATGGTTTTTAAATTTTGGTAATATAAATTTAATAAATAGATAATAAAAAATTAAAATTAAAGGAAATGAAAAAATTAGTGTTCAATTTAAAAGTAGAAAATCTAATTTTATTTTATTTAATATTATATAAGTAATAATTTCTATTAAAGCTGCTAAAAAAGAAAAAAAGAATATAACTAAAAAAACATTTTTTCAAATTTTAGTTTTCATCTTTTTGTGTTTCTATACTTTTATTTTGCGATTCTAATATTCTAGCATTATGCTCATTAACTATTTTTTTTATAGTTTCTTCTGGTGTGGTTTTAGAGAGAGATAAAATACTTCCATCAACTAATTCAATTCTAACATATTCATTTGCTTCTCTTTCTAATTGAATTCTTTGCTCTTCTTTTTCAATTATTTGCTGAATTTGAAACTCATTCATATCTTTATTTAAAGTTATAAATTCACCATTTGATAATTGAACATCAAAATACTCAATTTTTCTTCCATTATAATTATTAAATAAGGCTACTATAATTTGATCAGCACTTTCATTAATAAAGACTTCAAATTTCTTTGTTGCTTCTTCTGTAAAAATTTGAAAAGGATTTTTTTGAGAGTATTGAACTAAATTAGCAGAAGATCTCAATCTATCTAATATGTCAATATGATTTTGTCATTTATGATCTAATGCGGACAAAATAATTCTTCTTTCTTCATTTAAAACTTTTTCATCTTCTTTTAAATTTTCTTTTAAATTAACTCTAATAACATCAAAATAAGTTTTTTTCAATTTTTCATTAATATATTCTATTAAATCTTCAAAATGGTATTGACTTATTTCTTCATAAGTAAAGAAAACTTTAGAAATTCTTGAAAAGTTCTCATTTAGGAAATCTGTTAAGTATGAATAATTGATTTCTTTATTTGGTTTTAATATTTGTTCAAAATTAATAAAATTATTAATCGCTCTTGAAAATATTTTTTCTATATAATGGTCTAATGTTTCAGTTTCTAAAACTATATCTCTTTGAGTATAAACAAGATCCCTTTGTTGTCTTATTACATCATCAAAATTTAAAACATTTTTTCTGTTATCATAATTAAGACCTTCAATTTTTTTCTGAGCTCTTTTAAAAAATTTATAAATTGATTTCTCTTTAATTGGTTCTTCGCTTTCGCTTCCAAATGCCTCTTTTATTTGATCGTAATGAGCAAATCTTGTAATTAATTGGTCATCTATAGAAAGGAAAAACCTAGAATAACCAATATCTCCTTGTCTACCTGAACGACCTTTAAGTTGGTTATCAATTCTTCTGGATTCAGATTTATCCGTACCTAAAACATAAAGACCACCTTTTTCCAATGCTTCTTCTGTTGGTTTTATATCTGTTCCACGACCCGCCATATTAGTTGCTATTGTTACTGATCCTACATGACCTGCTTTGGCTATAATTTCAGCCTCTTGTTCATTTTGTTTAGCATTTAAAACTGTATGAGGAATGCCTTCTTTTTGAAGCAAAGAATGAATATATTCTGACTCATCTACTTGTGAAGTACCTACTAAAATTGGCTGTCCTAGTTTATGTTTTTCTTTTATTTCGTTAACTATTGCTTTATATTTTGCTTTAAAAGAACTAAATATAAGATCTTCATCATCTTTTCTTATAATAGGTCTATTTGTGTCTATAACATTTACCCTCATGTTATAGATATCAATAAATTCTTGCTCTTCAGTTTTGGCAGTTCCTGTCATACCACTTAACTTTTTAAACATTCTAAATAGATTCTGATATGTTATTGTAGCCATTGTTTTAGTTTCAGGTTCTATTTCAATCATTTCTTTAGCTTGAATAGCTTGTTGTAGTCCCTCTGAATAACTTCTTCCTTCCATTATTCTTCCTGTAAAGGTATCTACTAATTCAATTTTTCCGTCTCTTATTATGTATTCTACATCTTTTTTCATTATTTTATGAGCTCTAAGTGCATTTTGAATGCTATGAACTAAATGAGAATTTTGAATATGATATAAATTTTCTAAATTAAAAAAATTATTAGCTTTATTTATACCACTTTCAGTTAATTTAATTGCTTTACTTTCTAAATCTATTTCATAATCTTCACTTGCTAAAGTTCTTACAAATTGATCGGCAGGTAAATAATTATTCAAACTATGTTTTTCTCCTCCCGAAATAATTAAAGGGGTTTTAGCTTCATCTATTAAAATAGAATCTACCTCATCTATTAAAATATAATTTAACCCTCTTTGAACTTTTTGAGATTTATCAAAAACCATATTATCTCTTAAATAGTCAAAACCAAGTTCTGAATGAACAGAGTAGGTAATATCAGAATTATAAGCTTGTCTTTTTGATATTTTATCCATTTGAGCTTTATTTATACCAACGCTAAGACCCATTCAATTATGAACTCTCCCCATTTCTTCTGCGTCACGTTCTGAAAGATATTCATTTACTGTTGAAATAATAACACCTTTACCTTCTAAAGCATTTAAATAAGCGGGAGCAATAGAAGTAATAGTTTTTCCTTCACCAGTTTTCATTTCAGCAATTGATCCCATGTCTAAGATTAATCCACCTAAAATTTGAACGTCATAAGGAAATTTATTTAAAACTCTTCTAGTTGCTTCTCTTATTGCGGCAAAAGCTTCTACCCTTATATCTTCTAATGTTTCTCCGTTTTTTAATCTTTCCTTAAAAAGTTTAGTTTGACTTTGTAGATCAAAATCACTCATAGAAGAATATTTAGATCTTATACTATTAATTTCTTTAAGTAATTTTTTAGCCAACTTCATCTCAGCTGATGTATTAAAAAAATGTTTAATTCTCTTTATCATAAGTATTTAAATTTTACTCTATTATTTGCAAAAATAAAAATAAAAGGTTCTTTAAAACCTTTATATTTTCTTTATTTTTGATTATTATTTAGTATTTTCTTTTTTAGCAGTTTTAGAAGATGTGGATGATTTTTTAGTTGCAGTTTTTGTTGTTTTTTTAGCGGCAGTTTTTTTAGCAGCTTTAATTTTATCAGCTATTTTCCCTGTATTATATTGAATTAATCTATCAATAACTTTTCTATTTACTATAGGAATTTGAAGTTGTTCTCTAGTTATTACACCTTCTACACCTTTTGTATCTTTAAATCCATATAATTTAGCAATTTTGGCATATTCTTTCTGATAATCTTCTTCAACAGCATTAAGTTTTTCAATTCTAGATATTTCTGCAAAAGTTAATGATGTTTTTAAATTATTTAAAGCTTCTGCTTCAAATGTCTTTTCTAAATCTTCTGAATTAATTTTTAGTAATTCTGCATATTCTTTAATACTAAAACCTTGTTCTTTCAATTTATCTTCTGTAATCTTTTTAACTCTTTTTATTTCTTCTTTAATTAAAACTGATGAAACAGGAAATTCAGTTTTACTAAATAAATAGTCAAAAATTTCTTTTTGAAATGCCATTTTTGCTTTTTCATTATTTTCTTCTGTAAGAACGTTTTCATAATATTTATTTAATTCTGTAACAGAGTGGACATTAGGTATTTTTAAATCTGCAACAAATTGATCATTTAACTCAATTTTGTTAGCTCTTTTTACATCTTTAATTTTTAATTTGAAAACAGCTGGCTTACCTGCATATTCTTTTGCGTGATAGTCTTTAGGAAAGGAAACTTTAATTTCTTTTTCATCCCCTTTTTTAAATCCTATCATAGCTTCTTCAAAACCTTTAATAAAGTTGTTAGATCCTATTTTAAGTTCAAAATCTTGTGCCTCTCCACCTTCAAAAGGCTCATCATTTATAAATCCTTTAAAATCAAAAGTTACTATATCACCATTTTTTATTTCTTTTTCTATACTTTCATATAAAGAATGAGATTTAACTAATTTATCTACAGCTTCATTTATATCTGCTTTTGTAACTTTTTTAACTTTAAATTCAACTCCTGTAGTTTTGTAATCTGCTAATTTAAATTGAGGATAAATAGGATAAACGAATTCTAATTCGAATTCTTCTTTAGAAATTGAAACAGGTTTCACTTCAGGGTGTCAACTTAAAACTTGATCGCTTTCAACTATTTGTGAATTTGCAATTTTTTGCATATTTTCAACAATTAAATTCGCTGCTTCTGAAATAATTTGTTGTTCACTTATTAAGTTTTTAGCTTTATCTAAAGGAACTTTACCTTTTCTAAAACCTGGAATTTGTAAATTTTTAATTAATTTATTCTTCCCTTTTTTTTGAGCTTCTAATCACTCTGATTTTTCAGCTTTTACTTTTACTATTAATTCTGATGTTTTCGCTGAAACTTCTCTTTTAACCATAAAAAAACTCCTTATTTTAATATTTATAAATTATAAATTATTTTTATTATTTTTTGTGTATTTGCTTTTGTTTTTTAATCCTCTTTTCAAATTTCAATTTTTGGTTCTTCATTTCTCTTATTTTCGACAACTTTAAAATAAATATTATTTAATGAATATTTAAATTTTAATGTTAATTTTTTATTTGAAATTTTTACCAAAAAATCACCTATGGTTTTGAAATTTTCATCCAATTCTATATCTAAAATGTCATTTATTTTTTCAATTTCAGTAGAATAATTTACAATAATTTTAGAGGAATCTTCTATTTCATAAATATCTAATTTATCTCTAAAATCATGTTCATCATATATTTCTCCAACCAATTCTTCTAAAATATCTTCAAAAGTTAAAATTCCAATAACTTTTTTATCATCATTATTTTTTGTAATAAAAGCGAATTGACTTTTATTTTCTTTTAATTTTTTTAATGCGATTTTTAAAAGGGAATTTGAAGATATATAAGGAACTTCAACAATGAAATCATCAATTTTAAACTCTTTATTTTCTTCTAAATAGAATATATCTTTCAATAAAATAATTCCTATAAACTTATTATTTTTAGATACCGGAATTCGTGAAAAACCTGTATTTTTAAAGGTTTTTTTAATGTTTTCTAAAGATTCATCATATGAAACGAAAGTAGTATTTTTAATTCTTATAAAATGCTTATATACCTTTATAGAGTCAAAATCTAAAGCATTTTTTGCTAATATAGATTCTTCTTTTTCTAGCACACCCTCTTTATATCCAATATTTAATATTTGTTTTAGTTCGTTTTCTGTATTAGTAATTTGATTTGGTTTTACTATTTTAGAAATCAATATAGTTACTGGTCAAAACAAATAATAAAAAAACGATAAAATTAAATAATTTTTTTTCAAAAAGTGGACTG
This genomic interval from Mesomycoplasma molare contains the following:
- a CDS encoding ABC transporter permease codes for the protein MFKLLKEIFKSLSKNKITTVSLSILIFLTTGVFTLLFSVKESFNREINKYNIVSKLHDSTVDLDINFSANAKDNGYKKLEVETFKPLNTNNEEEVEFKINEKFIKLDSLGVKNNFSNYYISANDLKKEYDINKNISNIDNKEFNFDLNNNSFSIQKENSKVFFIYEKENENYKIKESKITLSKNSSVSLDKIYSLKEIINIASTGEEGGFFSGGKNHSISSINRMGVNVQTKEATFDISKINFWENIGVLYLLTENETANLVGLENVNSNFQLKGRSSFSSELFNWDNIAKWASTFSSNIVLKPEGTTNSSLRISNIRINEDKIIKIKEIFTFSHGINYTLNPDWISRNSYEIKYILNKFELHDLDSKEIPFSSSFLYYLKTLKEKSPEEFNKIKNLRYWEKEIINKKNNKNSFTIKQKLNKDDLVTTIYNEKDLQKKQTTIKDIENLGNENNLKSLTSEQLASLSNNEIVDLNYLRLKNSVSNNAKNTIFDYVKNDERVFGLGRRRSITTSSINDKNGENYTFHFVDAGINNDFFDEERKQEVGKLYNESLEKSHLFLQPDTKINKHEVDSIYEIEIINAIFQGFIPESSHISPTIEFINVQQGLTSNSKAKEKVVILVPKDNSENKIYSITKKTNGYVIYKKNSDDNWIKIIFKGKNEFLLQEIYDFMNIFNLKIKSDISKNGWFKVNENFSNTYYVPFIYRAPSSELLKEIETNKTVKTLFNSLFKSIINSDLVKENYIKVNELEKLFIAMQESFSNTEYYEIFTNGKNDQSLMQRMIFESLYLVTIQNQDTFLNDVINNFIEQIQNKIRNHGNSLEQQKDYLFEEIDKLGIVLDNAGINIWSNISQLSSKEDIKAFINDPIEFLEGIKNIISSVNFKAFLTEIHDWYENKWNKQETNGQNAFYYFGISDLVVPLIKSVDFEIFKIGINKIIDNIDFDILLSTKYNESEHKYKGIIFNELINNYKESVLKEQITNSLIDIFNKLNSNKDQNLAQNNFKNINNGLKQIINILDKNKLLSLIEENLENTYFEDKKTFKNSNSPEKVLFVTKSLKTSNLILAFLDSYFKDNNSSSSLLNAVETLLNLSGKTKSQGALGITYSVPEADNEKVDLFSLQNLELLSYAKLESIINTSNHLNAKLESKEQLNSKDQEFIKTYLLIKNEALDNKEEIISRNNLFLEIIDLFLIKKYKKTNTGIEINKEFNSVSDSPSIADYLHDIYSERATGNTALRRAKNEAKQVVSKVVNSSEYSASVNSLVFYNFWIKFIIENNHLSKEEIKNAFVQFEQLARNRFSNLYADLNNEKLYDNKDNYVQKFIAFGNDIEPIGRGIVNPFMSAETIFSNDKNNTNQELKSIINPEVDNEISLIFKKINPKNNLSLSEWILKNKTEFISNLSQITHMRKFHRDSSYFHSLNSTFDILNDFTHSKDNINLEMINSLRKEFTTQSSAFLALGLSDTVASTYSGVIFPTVAAWFTANPTAGTGDYGNANLSFILKNRVIDFHKLKENNSEVYKEKIKEIINLFSKNDYSETVFEYRLENHEVKGLSLDLAYVNYIDKNILKTTEQNEFTFFDININKLFYDLIDASTTIREENKFLVFKDIRSLVAKVNKSFLIENKKEAYKETLPSDFLSLEKLIESLDEKYVLNVNGSKFLIVGDDNTIDYLFPVLDEENIQVNTKNQALIYVNKWGFDRIRESFRGNALKDYLLVKLENIKEQYSFNQDIEKYIQNNFSNSSLKKVYNFNELDIVNPERSLRISTGFSLINLITQANFYMVTLMFVLISISTIFITKRYISTRNKVIGILRAQGYKSSMIAFSFISFPLLTSIIGGVIGYTLGLLLQIPLKNVFSSYWTLPTNNIYFEWIPFVLTIIVPFIALSILVVLSALWTLRKKPIELMSGIAEINISRLAHFLSKGYKKWNIQNKFIASLSINSFWKLLSLVISTVLTAFISIFSIASNGVFKNSVDTTYENRNYNYKLDLETPTTQSGQYKTFNKDDLYNLLYVPLGEASESNIESNNYFLPGRSLVNGSGDKNGNPQNNDPHVLTRAALQLQVESSISISPWDIVLNSMPDSQKARTLKVSKEAILKLEKTQNIQTVEKINKLNEKYIFEFVGTLEKPLNYFKFIEDENISSGGKFWYMVWNSENNEYSREAITTNKYRDEYRNFLVEGYKKIDINDFYIAFGGVPFNNDTNEKFTYVQTSYQNDSNLKIYGYDPKSKFVKINDSKGNNLLEIIDKYNKNGTIKPLAANHVFLRKNNLKLGDEIELEIKNPTDRFIRKIENKSWDKDKFKIVAIINTFINSELATTKDIANNLIGLDKLSNDGFNGILSVDQIPEQTIASIGLFSNSGYWFGGDSIVVETKEQYENYFSQIFSTGGSQLGALKNSGLSDELIKKVLVYKGSLIDNLENLDLSYENITSDQFKNNNTSLIKQGVNNFIELYSKNIYSSVSTSVDAKNIEIGFVNQISDTISKLTLSVVIIFFNVSIVILIMISNMIIAENERNIAIFSILGYSNKEKIKLFFGIYVPLLFISTLIAIPIVIGFIALFNAFLISSSSIVLVLSLQWTHVLISIFALAIVYTLTSLIAWLNLNKIKAIYLLKGK
- a CDS encoding ABC transporter ATP-binding protein, whose translation is MKDKIKDNPVILSKSEIRKIKKANNKPRKKIGEVISKNTNNNIIEVINVRKSYLSGSVITEVLKGVTLNIEKGDFAVLFGKSGSGKSTLLNIISGLDRPSEGEVIVANNNLVYYKDSQLTKFRRENVSFIFQSYNLLQNLNGYDNVETGAYLQKNKEKVLDIHKLFEEFEIEDIKYKYPSQMSGGQQQRISILRALSKNADIIFADEPTGALDEKTSQAVLKVLQYINKQYGTTIVMVSHDPSVAELCNKIIKLKLGKIDEIKINQNPKIL
- the secA gene encoding preprotein translocase subunit SecA codes for the protein MKRIKHFFNTSAEMKLAKKLLKEINSIRSKYSSMSDFDLQSQTKLFKERLKNGETLEDIRVEAFAAIREATRRVLNKFPYDVQILGGLILDMGSIAEMKTGEGKTITSIAPAYLNALEGKGVIISTVNEYLSERDAEEMGRVHNWMGLSVGINKAQMDKISKRQAYNSDITYSVHSELGFDYLRDNMVFDKSQKVQRGLNYILIDEVDSILIDEAKTPLIISGGEKHSLNNYLPADQFVRTLASEDYEIDLESKAIKLTESGINKANNFFNLENLYHIQNSHLVHSIQNALRAHKIMKKDVEYIIRDGKIELVDTFTGRIMEGRSYSEGLQQAIQAKEMIEIEPETKTMATITYQNLFRMFKKLSGMTGTAKTEEQEFIDIYNMRVNVIDTNRPIIRKDDEDLIFSSFKAKYKAIVNEIKEKHKLGQPILVGTSQVDESEYIHSLLQKEGIPHTVLNAKQNEQEAEIIAKAGHVGSVTIATNMAGRGTDIKPTEEALEKGGLYVLGTDKSESRRIDNQLKGRSGRQGDIGYSRFFLSIDDQLITRFAHYDQIKEAFGSESEEPIKEKSIYKFFKRAQKKIEGLNYDNRKNVLNFDDVIRQQRDLVYTQRDIVLETETLDHYIEKIFSRAINNFINFEQILKPNKEINYSYLTDFLNENFSRISKVFFTYEEISQYHFEDLIEYINEKLKKTYFDVIRVNLKENLKEDEKVLNEERRIILSALDHKWQNHIDILDRLRSSANLVQYSQKNPFQIFTEEATKKFEVFINESADQIIVALFNNYNGRKIEYFDVQLSNGEFITLNKDMNEFQIQQIIEKEEQRIQLEREANEYVRIELVDGSILSLSKTTPEETIKKIVNEHNARILESQNKSIETQKDEN
- the tig gene encoding trigger factor translates to MVKREVSAKTSELIVKVKAEKSEWLEAQKKGKNKLIKNLQIPGFRKGKVPLDKAKNLISEQQIISEAANLIVENMQKIANSQIVESDQVLSWHPEVKPVSISKEEFELEFVYPIYPQFKLADYKTTGVEFKVKKVTKADINEAVDKLVKSHSLYESIEKEIKNGDIVTFDFKGFINDEPFEGGEAQDFELKIGSNNFIKGFEEAMIGFKKGDEKEIKVSFPKDYHAKEYAGKPAVFKLKIKDVKRANKIELNDQFVADLKIPNVHSVTELNKYYENVLTEENNEKAKMAFQKEIFDYLFSKTEFPVSSVLIKEEIKRVKKITEDKLKEQGFSIKEYAELLKINSEDLEKTFEAEALNNLKTSLTFAEISRIEKLNAVEEDYQKEYAKIAKLYGFKDTKGVEGVITREQLQIPIVNRKVIDRLIQYNTGKIADKIKAAKKTAAKKTTKTATKKSSTSSKTAKKENTK